The window AACCAGCACCACCCTGTGCAAAAAACGAAATACCATTTTTAATTGGCGTAACATCTGTTACCAAACGTTGCCCTTGCTCATCTTTTAAATAAGCTCTATATCCTATAGTTCCTACCCCAGCATATCCGTGTAATGCCCATCTATATGGAGATTTATTATCCACACGTCTAAGAAGATTAGAGAAATTGATATCCCCCAAAACTGAGATTGCATCATATTGAGTTCTACCTCCATATTTTCCATTTGCAGATGCGTTTGCAGGTGCTGCATCTTTTGTATTGAAAGCGCCTTGACGGGTTTCTCCACGATCATATTGCAACTTCAATCCAAATGTATGAGTAATGGCTTTATCAATACTAAAATAAGCAGAGTATCCTACCAAGCTTTTTCCTGCTCCTTCACCGAACTTTAACGAAGTAAGATCTGCATACTGCATTAATGGAACTCCTGCACCAAATGAGATCGACCAATCATTAAATCTTTTTGCAGATTGAGTAAAAGGCTGTACGTTAACAGAACCTGAAGAAAACGTATTTGGATATTCTCCGTTATTATTTACCTTAATTGAATCTTGTGCAAACACACACGAAGGCACCGCTATCGCAAGCGATAGAATTGCTAATTTTGATTTCATATAAAAATTTTAATTTATTTTTAAAAAAAGTACGGTAAGTGTAGGATTAATTCACCCTTAAAAACTTATCCATTTTCTCAATGCACTTGCCAGTGCGGCTTTCAGCTGTGCTATCTTACTTCCAATTACTGTACCAAAAAAGAAAATGGATAAACTGCAATTGGCAATTCAGATGATAACCAGTTGATACCTAGTTAACTTAAAATGATAATTTATTTTAAAAACGAATAAAAAAGATTGCTTTTTTAACCTAAAATTTAGAAGAATTATTATAATTTTAGATTGAAATTTATTGGTACGAATAAAGCCAAAAATAATGGATAAAACAGTATATACAAACAATTTTACAAAACTTCAAAACAGATAATAATTTTGAATATTTTTATCGTAAAAAAAATACCTCTTTTAAGATTAATTTGCCACCCAAAGTAAGAAATCCGAAATTTGTCTTTTACTAACGAAGACATCGGAATTAATTTCCGGTGCGGGAGAAAGTTTTAATTCAATTTTTTGACTTGAATGTTTAATGATTTCAACGATTGCCTTTTTATTGATAATAAACTTTCGGTTGATTTTAAAAAATAGTGACGGAGTTAATTTATAGATGATATCTTTAATCGTATCATCATAAATATAAGTTCTATTATCTGTGGTTGTTAAAAAAAGATATTTCCCTGATGCAAAAAAATAAGCAGTATCTTCCTGCGGCACAGACTTTATTTTGTTGCCGTCTGTTACCATAAAGTGCTTCATCTTTTCAGTATCATTAGACTTATATAGGGCGGAAATAGACTTTAATACTGGTTCGGTATCGAAATTTCCCCTTATCGATATAAATTTCTGTAAAGCTTTATGCAAATCTTCTTGTTCAAAAGGTTTTAGAAGATAATCTATAGTAAAATGTTTGAAAACCCGAATCGCATATTCATCAAAAGCAGTGATAAAAATAATCGGTGTGAAAAGCTCTACCTGCTCAAAAATTTCCAGACTCATGCCGTCACCAAGGTGAATATCCATAAAAAGAAGATCTGCAGAATCCTTTTGAAAAAACTCAATCGCTTGCTTTTTTGAACGAAGAATCACAGTCTCTGTAACAGGGACAATGGTTTGGTTATCTAAAAGATCTTTCAGATAATTAACCGCCAATAACTCATCTTCTATGATTGCAATTTTCATAACATTGCAAAAATACAAAAAAACCGCTAAAACAATTAAGTTCAAGCGGTTTCGGGGTTGTTAATATGAATGTTAAATTTTTATAAGTACGGATTGTTCTTTTTAGCACTTTTCGGGAACTCTATCGTATACCTTACGTCATTTTGCTGAAGAATATATTCCTGTCCGTTGACGTTATGAATGATTTTTTTCTGATCTAATCTTCTTAAATCGAACCAACGCTGTCCTTCTAAAGCAAATTCTCTAAATCTCTCATCCATCATAAAATTCATGAATTCTGTAGCGTTCATTGCAGTGACCTCAGCTTGAATAACAGTGTATCCCGTTGGAGTGTATCTGTTTTTCAAAACTTTAAGCAACGTTTCTTTAGCTTCATCCAATCTGTTTAATTTTACCAAAGATTCTGATTTTATAAAGTATGATTCTGCCGTTCTGAAAGATACTCTGAAATCTGAGCTTCCTCCTTTAATCACTTTATATTTGCTGCCATTCTTTTGAAAATAAATTCCAAATCTT is drawn from Chryseobacterium muglaense and contains these coding sequences:
- a CDS encoding LytR/AlgR family response regulator transcription factor, whose protein sequence is MKIAIIEDELLAVNYLKDLLDNQTIVPVTETVILRSKKQAIEFFQKDSADLLFMDIHLGDGMSLEIFEQVELFTPIIFITAFDEYAIRVFKHFTIDYLLKPFEQEDLHKALQKFISIRGNFDTEPVLKSISALYKSNDTEKMKHFMVTDGNKIKSVPQEDTAYFFASGKYLFLTTTDNRTYIYDDTIKDIIYKLTPSLFFKINRKFIINKKAIVEIIKHSSQKIELKLSPAPEINSDVFVSKRQISDFLLWVAN